One Acanthopagrus latus isolate v.2019 chromosome 12, fAcaLat1.1, whole genome shotgun sequence genomic region harbors:
- the LOC119030242 gene encoding piggyBac transposable element-derived protein 3-like: MAMSARMFYAKKQNTVVPTHPAISDDDEEDDDDVADPDFVPPTHNQDIPCSDTDPSARRKWIQPVVEVLQENDSEDSEYSEDDNDDDDDDDDDNVQPAVQAQRPRPGKSAPRPTTWHKVDLNNTALPEYQHAAPDYIDMPFQYFIRYFDAQIISHITYQTNLYAAQKDINTTFSTNENEIMTFLAILIYMGVVQLPSVEDYWAMETTVPQVADLMSSKRFRLLKRVIHFNDNTQIPGTSDRFFKVRPLFSYLNNAFRREPQTPKQSVDEVMVAYKGKTAGNLRQYIKSKPDKWGFKLFARASEDGFIHDMVLYQGKTTLEAHDVPQTPEQKVLGATSQIVAVLASTMSSPTTTAIFADNFFTSMELVRYLRDQNCRYTGTARDNRIKNPPLKSIKEMEKKAVPRGTYDYATSDDGILAVRWKDNRTVTLLSTDMGVEPMSSVIRYCSETKMKEPVSCPAVIKSYNANMGGIDKSDMLVHLYRTPMKSKRRDSMALGVKDQSLKDFRIQVFRGASGQTSAKSSSRRSSSSSVESLSMYVAVPEPVRGHRSHTPNEAVRFDLSLFHAPVHDARPASTAAGKATL; encoded by the exons ATG GCAATGTCTGCCCGCATGTTTTATGCCAAGAAGCAGAATACTGTCGTGCCCACCCACCCTGccatcagtgatgatgatgaggaggatgatgatgatgtggcagACCCTGATTTTGTCCCACCCACCCACAACCAGGACATTCCATGTAGTGATACTGACCCCTCTGCCAGGAGGAAATGGATCCAGCCTGTGGTGGAAGTGCTCCAAGAAAatgacagtgaggacagtgagTACAGTGAggatgacaatgatgatgatgatgacgatgatgatgataatgtgcaGCCAGCAGTACAAGCCCAGAGGCCAAGGCCTGGCAAGTCAGCACCCAGGCCAACCACTTGGCATAAAGTTGACCTGAACAACACAGCCCTTCCTGAATACCAGCACGCTGCCCCAGACTACATTGACATGCCTTTTCAGTACTTTATTAGGTACTTTGATGCCCAAATAATCAGTCACATAACATATCAGACAAACTTGTATGCTGCTCAAAAGGACATCAACACCACTTTCTCCACCAATGAGAATGAAATAATGACCTTTCTGGCCATCCTCATCTATATGGGTGTTGTTCAGCTCCCCTCTGTTGAAGATTACTGGGCCATGGAAACCACGGTCCCTCAAGTTGCCGACCTGATGTCATCAAAGAGGTTCAGGCTGCTGAAAAGGGTTATCCACTTCAATGACAACACTCAGATCCCTGGCACCAGCGACCGTTTCTTCAAAGTCCGGCCCCTGTTCAGCTATCTCAATAATGCCTTCAGGCGTGAGCCACAGACCCCCAAACAGTCTGTAGATGAGGTTATGGTTGCCTACAAAGGGAAGACAGCTGGCAACCTAAGGCAATATATCAAAAGCAAGCCAGACAAGTGGGGTTTTAAGTTGTTCGCGAGGGCTTCTGAGGACGGCTTCATCCATGACATGGTGCTCTACCAGGGCAAAACTACCCTGGAGGCCCATGATGTACCCCAGACGCCTGAACAAAAAGTGCTGGGTGCCACCAGTCAGATTGTTGCTGTCCTGGCAAGTACCATgtcctcccccaccaccacagccaTCTTTGCTGACAACTTTTTTACCAGCATGGAGCTAGTGCGGTACCTCAGAGATCAGAATTGCAGGTACACAGGGACAGCAAGGgacaatagaataaaaaatcCTCCACTCAAGTCCATcaaggagatggagaagaaggcTGTACCCCGTGGCACTTATGACTATGCTACCAGTGATGATGGGATACTGGCCGTCAGATGGAAGGACAACAGAACGGTCACTCTGCTGTCAACAGACATGGGGGTGGAGCCGATGTCCTCAGTCATTAGGTACTGCAGTGAGACCAAGATGAAGGAGCCTGTGAGCTGTCCAGCCGTCATCAAGAGCTATAACGCCAACATGGGGGGCATTGATAAAAGTGACATGTTGGTACACCTCTACCGCACCCCCATGAAGTCCAAGAG ACGGGATAGTATGGCCCTTGGAGTGAAAGACCAGTCTCTGAAAGATTTCAGAATCCAGGTGTTCAGGGGTGCCAGCGGCCAGACATCTGCCAAATCAAGCTCCAGAAGAAGCTCATCCTCATCTGTTGAAAGCCTGAGCATGTATGTCGCTGTACCTGAGCCTGTGCGGGGACACCGCAGCCACACACCAAATGAGGCTGTGCGCTTTGACCTGTCCCTCTTCCATGCCCCTGTACATGACGCCAGACCTGCAAGTACTGCAGCCGGAAAGGCAACATTGTGA